One genomic segment of Bradyrhizobium diazoefficiens includes these proteins:
- a CDS encoding rhodanese-related sulfurtransferase, whose product MTYKVCAFYQFAALPDYRELREPLRAFCAGLALKGSVLLAREGINGTIAGAPEAVDRFAHELTHGALFGGRLDNLELKCSTAEAIPFGRLKVRLKKEIVTLGDAAADPTRQVGTYVEASEWNALIAAPDTLVLDTRNAFEVAMGTFEGAVDPGIRSFGQFKDFAAEQLDSTKHRRIAMFCTGGIRCEKASAHLLARGFAEVFHLKGGILKYLEEVPEAQSRWRGECFVFDERVALGHGLRERDKGYGRDE is encoded by the coding sequence ATGACTTACAAGGTCTGCGCCTTCTATCAATTCGCCGCCCTGCCCGATTACCGCGAGCTGCGCGAGCCGCTGCGGGCGTTCTGCGCCGGCCTTGCGCTGAAAGGCAGCGTGCTGCTGGCGCGGGAGGGCATCAACGGCACGATCGCGGGCGCGCCCGAGGCGGTCGACCGCTTCGCCCATGAGCTCACTCACGGTGCTCTGTTCGGCGGCAGGCTGGACAATCTCGAACTGAAGTGCTCGACGGCGGAAGCGATTCCGTTCGGCCGGCTCAAGGTGCGCTTGAAGAAGGAGATCGTCACGCTTGGCGATGCGGCCGCCGATCCGACCCGGCAGGTCGGCACCTATGTCGAGGCGAGCGAATGGAACGCGCTGATCGCGGCGCCCGACACGCTGGTGCTCGACACCCGCAATGCCTTCGAGGTCGCGATGGGGACGTTCGAGGGCGCGGTCGATCCCGGCATCAGGAGCTTTGGCCAGTTCAAGGATTTTGCCGCGGAGCAGCTCGATTCGACAAAGCATCGCAGGATCGCGATGTTCTGTACCGGCGGCATCCGCTGCGAGAAGGCGAGCGCGCATCTGCTCGCGCGCGGCTTTGCCGAGGTCTTTCATCTCAAGGGCGGCATCCTGAAATATCTGGAAGAGGTGCCGGAGGCGCAGAGCCGCTGGCGCGGCGAATGTTTTGTGTTCGACGAGCGCGTCGCGCTCGGTCATGGCTTGCGCGAACGGGACAAGGGGTACGGCCGTGACGAATGA
- a CDS encoding SlyX family protein → MTNEIKTLSERIDALEMRIAYQDDTIETLNQTITAQWKHIDALTRKIAELGERLQDAEANAPGSANERPPHY, encoded by the coding sequence GTGACGAATGAGATCAAGACGCTTAGCGAGCGCATCGACGCACTGGAAATGCGCATCGCCTATCAGGACGACACCATCGAGACGCTGAACCAGACCATCACCGCGCAATGGAAGCACATCGACGCGTTAACGCGGAAGATCGCAGAGCTCGGGGAGCGGCTCCAGGACGCCGAAGCGAATGCACCGGGCTCCGCCAACGAGCG